The DNA region AATGCTAACCACTACACCATGGCCGCCTTCGGATATTAGAGTGGCAAGGTCAGAGCATTTATAACTGGTtacaacctcacccacaaTCTCATTAATTTTACAGACTATCTTCAAAAGTGTCTTGTGCTGCCGGTTGGTCTCTGTCGTTATCTTGCCGGACAGGATTCATCAATTACCACCACTCCCCTCAAACCAATATCACGGAAACACCAGCCAGGGCATTAACAGGAAAGAAAGTTGATACATTACACCACAGCTATAAATCATGCTGATTGCCCCCCCTATCTAACGCCTTGCTATCCGTTTATCCTCCATGCCCACCATCCCTTCGCAATGAGATACTTTAAAATGCTTCCCAGTccatgttgttgttgcttgtgaaatgttttgtgttttgttgCGCCGTCATAATGCCAATCCGGATGTACGAGAGGACTACCTAACTccctcgacttcttctttGCAAAACTCAATACTATCAAGAACACCATAAGATCCTCCCATGTtagcttgttgctgttgttgtatGTAAGGCGTGATGACGACACCGCCCAGAGATGTCGTCGCCAGTGTTGTTGAGCCGTGTGTAGCTGTGTGTGCCgcaaagggggaggtgtaGAGCCCACGTAGTGACTAGGCATGGATGGCTTTGTCCACCTCTAGAGGCCTCATGCAGCCGCCTGACTCCCACTCCCAGGCAATCAAGCTCCAGTTCAACTCCCGGCGCCAAAACAGGCCAAGACCACGACCACCATCGGCTCCCCCAAGTGAGGGATGACCACAACCCCTATCCTCCGCGCTGAGCCCGCCCGTCAACGGCATACGATGACGAAAGACAACCTTGCCCATGCGAGAGTGGAGTATCGCCATGGAACACATGACGCAGGGCTCGTGTGTCAGGTACATCTCAAGACCGTGGCACAAGTAGCCGTCTGGGCTGGGATGTTCCAGCTCAAAGACCTTTCTTTCATCCTCGAACAAGGGCTTGTCCTGGAAGCACTCGTACTCTAAAATGGGCTCCGGATTGGTCCGAGTTTGTCTGTTTTCGCATCGAACCAGCTTTTGGGCAACCATGGAGATGGCACGCATGACACAGTGTGCCATGGGGTTGCCTCCATCTCCGCATTTGCCTCGCTGGCACCAACGAGCATCACCAGCCAAGGCGACAATGGTCGTCTTGTCTTCCTCTCGTTGGATAACGCAAGCGCCCATGGCCTCTCCATAGCCTTTGGCCTCGGACTGGTGGGCGACTTGGTGTGCGAGGCTCATCCAAATGGCCGCATCGTCACTGATCTCGTCCGTGCTGCGGGCGATCATCGAAGGATGCGGTCCAAGAGGATTGTTCTTGCGGTATACGGCGGGCCAGAACTGCTGTGACCACATAGCCGCCTGAACCTGGGAAGCAGGTGCAACCATAGGGACGGGGATGCTGCTGATGAacacctcctcgccctccatgCCGTCGAGCTTGGTCAGTTCCTGtctgacctcctccttgttcaGCATGGATTCGGGCCCTGCAATGATGTATATCCAGTTCGATTTTCCGGTATGGATTTGTCGGGTATCTGGGGACTCGTTCATGAACTTCGCTTTGATGTGGGCAGGCAAATCGCAAGGCTTGGCGCATCGACGAAGATGAGGGAAGCACTTAACCACCTCTTCGGATAGTAGCTCTCGCAACATCCTGTTATCATGGTGAGCAGTTATCGCCAGGGGACTTGAGAGGGTTGGGAACGTACATGATTGCGGGGTTGGCTGTCTTCAGAGGCACGCGAGTGATCAGAACTTTGGCCGTCACGTAATCATCTCGCAGCTCTAGTGTCGTCTTTAGTGGGATGAGAACCCCATGTTCGACTTCCCCACGCACAAGCTCCTTCACAATAGGCTCCTGGGCGTCAAGGATGCGATGGATAGAattctcttcctcgtccatCTTGTGCAGGTTGGCTTCCCCCTTGTCAGTGCAGAGGGCTGCGCGAGATTGTCGTGAGACGATGACAGAGGCTTGTCTTGCAATCGTGATCCAAGGAAGTCGTGACAAGGTGTAGAGAAGGCCAGCAATCAGATAGCAAATATGTGGTCGACTGTTCGATGAGGGTGGCAGGCGAAGAATCAACGATGAAGCGTGACTAGCGGGGTAACCGGGAAGATaggcgatggtggaggagaaaggGCAGAATCAAACGACAGCAGTCAGAGGGTATAATGGACATGCAGAGACAAGAAGTCCGGACGAGAAACCATGGCAGTATCGATTCTAGAGAAAGCaggagcaagagcaagacGGGGAGCACTTAGACAGCCCGGTCCCTAcggacaacgacaacaacaagaggcAAGCAACAAGCAAAACGGCACCATCTGTTGTTTCTTCGCTGAGTTCCAGACAAAAAAAATATGGACAGGAGCTCCACCTCCAGCTTGTTCCTGGACCCCTGGTAATTGCGGTTGGTGGCGGCAGGCACGTAGGCTGGAGCTGgtcaacccaaccccaaccccaccttcCCGTTGCACTTTTTGGCGAGCGACCGACTGCGGGGTACCTACACAACCCTACCCTTCCCCGCAAAGCAGAGAGCTCCCCCCAACTATTTTCCATTACAAAACACTGAGCGGATGGAACTCCAATTGCACATTCGAATTGCTAACCTTTTCATGTGTTCCAAGGATCAGAGCGCGAGGATAGGTCCATTCCCGGATAATATAATGCCCTTTAAACGGCCCGTTTCTACGCCCCTAGGTTCCAGGTTCCAGCATCTTTCACAACCCCTCTTTGAGACCTAGGTGGGAGAGGGTTCCTTGACCCGTCCCAGCCAGTGGACAGTGAGAGTGAAAGGAAAGGTGGATGGTCTCCAGACCACACGATGGAGAAGATACGGAGATAGGAGAGGATAGCATGGATGGAGACAAAGAGCCCTCACGGGCAATGCCGTTGTTCATCAGCACTCATCTGccaacacacccacacacatcCACACcacatcccatccccctccgcAGCAACAAACGGGCGGGTGGTGTGCTGCCGAGCAACGCATTGGATGCATCCCAGGCTTTTTGACATCGGAAAGCGGCTGGTCTTGGCAACTGACCCTGTTCTAGCGTGGGGGGCACACGCGCATTCTGCCTCCATGCCGTGCTGAGGTGCATATGCAGCGCAGCACgcagcaacaagcagcaAGCACCTAGCAGGGCGCCgtcttgttggagaaggaaggggtgggaaggCCAGCCTGTCACATTTCCCATGTCGAGCACGACGCCTCGTGAAGGGGGTgcgagtgatgatgaggcaTGATGAGGCCTTGATTGCCTTGGCGTGGGCTTCATTCGGCGCCGGAAGTCCGAGTGCGGACCTAACACCAGAGGTTGGAATTGAGCTGGCTGCAGCTGAAAGAGCCAAGCCGGCGGCTCCTCCGCAACGAGCAAAgatccccatcttcctcaataTGGGAAAGCCTCCTGTAGCGGAGGGTGCAtcggcagcatcgacaccactTGTTGCACCACTATTGAGCCGTGCACATCGCATCTGGGGGAATGAAACCCCAGAATCCCGCGTCAGAGTGTTGATGGACTTGTCTTTGTGGTAATTCCTgccgggagggaggggggcgggcgaggaggaggctagCCACATTGCTCAACAAAAGACTCAAAGAAAGGTAGGAGATTGGTACATATTTGAAGGTACCTCCCCCAGGCCAAACACCACGGCCAGCCGTCGTCTCTCTGTTTACATTTCCCAACTCTTTGACTCActctcaccctcaccctcgcgGATTGCTCCAACAACACTTGGTTgccctccatcaacctctcctggTATAATAAGACAACACCTGCCCAACCCAACAAATCACGGACGTCCCGGATTCAGCCAACAAAGCCAAAGCCCGTTCCTGGCTGTCCTCCCATTCCGGACTTGGTGTTCTGTTGCGCAGCGgacgccaagaaggccacCTCCATCGTCGGGCTCGGGCGCAGTCGCAGAGGCAGGTCGACTTGTCTTCGGAGTGTCACAGAAGGAGGCCGACGGTCGAACGTCTTGTCATCTGCCGTGGCCTCATCGTGTGCGACGGTCGTATATACCCCAGACCACCTCTCATCAGCGCCTCATCTCGCAGACCTTGGCATCGGCAGCTGCGCTCTCTTTCAGCAGTTTGAGCAAAAGGGTGATTTGAGTCACCCGCGTCACCCCACGACCCTTTGGGAAACGAGCCAGGTTACGTCACTTCGTTTCCACCGGATACACCCTGCCAAGCACCTGGGCCAAGACGCCTCGCGACCCTAAATCGTCTTAGCCACTCGACGTCGACAGAATATTCTCGGACGACGTCAAAGTCCCACGAGACGGTCCATCCCAGTCCATCCCAGTCCGGATTGTCCATCCCTTGTCCATCTCATCATAACCTGTAAGTGATGGCTTGCTCCAGTCAGATGCTCCGCGGGTGGCGATCAAAGTCAGATCTTTGCCGCAAAATAGAGTTTGTTTGCTGCCGACCTTCTGGGACTTTTGGAGACCCTGCTAGGAACCTGCTGGGACCCTGCTGGAACCCTGACGGAAGGTCGACCACCGATCAACACCCGGACGGTCAGCACCGAATATTTTGTGCAGCCCCGTGGACCCCTGCCCTTTGTCTCCTGCCGCTAATTGGTGCTTAGATAGCGCTGCAACCCCACTAAGGGAATCCCTGCCCCATGCTGCAGACGCGCCATCCGGACTCGACTTTTGATCTCAAAGTCTCCAGTCGTCGTCGTTCTTCCATGCCACCGCATTCACTTtggtcaccaccatcatcatcatcatctttcaCTGGTCTCTCACGCAAAAGAAAACGCGAAGAAGgtctcttttccccctcttatttttcttcctttcaCACTTCTCTATACTACTCTGCTTCTACTATACATACACACACCCACTCTCGAAGCGGCATCACCGcacaacaccagcaccacggCTGACCTTGCATATCACTATAAAGACTCGTTTCCAGTTTCGCAGCCCTCGTCGCTGCGAAAACTGGCGATGAGCCATATGATCGGATCGTCGGCCActgcaccatcatcaccctcgatCCGCGCCAACGGACAGCGACCCATTCCAGGCGCTCATCAGTTTCACGATGGCTTGCTGCCGCCAGCTGCTGCGTCGTGGTCCAGCGCACTAAAGGACCTCAACGACTTTGAGCTCTCGTCGTCACACCCAACACGCCCTGGCTTCCAGCAGCACTATGACTCCCCCTACTCACGCAGCATCCCGTCCACTGCCCCCGGTTCTCCTCGAATGTGAGTCGAATGCAATTTTTCCACTTTCTGCGAGATTTTGTGCGAAGCTTTCTGCGCCTTTTTCCAACCGGGCGCATAGTTAGCCTTGTCATACTTGCTGCATCCCGCTGTCATGTCAGTTTGACTGACTAGTGTTGAAACAGTCCACCCCTTCGACAGAACTCCGGCAGTCACACACCAAGAGTCCGGCCACATGCCACCACGCTGAATATCCCGGGCATGACCAGGTCCAAGGCGTCCCCCGATGGCAGAATTCCCGACCGTGATGTCGCTGCGAagctcgtcatcatcatggtcGGTCTGCCTGCTCGAGGCAAGTCGTACATCACCAAGAAGATCCAGCGCTACCTGTCGTGGCAACAACACAATACCAAGATTTTCAATGTTGGAAATCGTAGGCGCCTTGCGGCAGGGGTGGCCAACTCCGATAGTGGATCCCCGACCTCGGCCACTAACAGAGGAGTCGATGTGCCCACCCAGGCTGCTACCATCCTTCTGAATGGCACGAAAGGTCCTGACATTATGGTAGAGGTTGAGCCGACCAAGCTGGATCTCAATGGGGAGCCCAAGTCGGCTCGCACCAAGATTGACCAGTCGGCCAAGTTTTTCGATCCAAATAACGAGATTGCAGCCAAGCTGCGTGAACAAGTCGCTCTCGACACCTTGGATGAGCTCTTGGCCTACCTTCTCCACGGAGGCGGTGCTGTCGGCATTCTCGATGCCACAAACAGCACGATCAAGCGGCGGAAGCTCTTGGTCGACCATATCAAAGCTCGGGAGCCAAAGCTCGGCATTCTCTTCATCGAAAGCATCTGTCACGACCAAAATCTCCTCGAGGCCAACATGCGCCTGAAGCTTTCCGGGCCAGACTACAAGGACAAGGATCCTGTCAAGTCTTTGGCCGATTTCAAGGAAAGAGTCAAAGCCTACGAAAGTGCTTACGAGCCGCTGGGCAAGTGGGAGGAAGACATGCATCTTCAGTACATCCAGGTATGTTTTATctttggtttgtttgttaGCCACACCCACTAACCAACTTTGCATAGATGATTGATGTTGGGAGAAAACTCGTGCACCACCGACTCAAGGGATTCCTTAGCGGCGGGATCGCTTCTTACTTGACGACGTTTAACCTTTCTCCCAGACAAATCTGGATCACCCGCCACGGCCAGAGTCAGGATAACCAACTGCAAAAGCTGGGCGGCAATTCTGAACTGACCGAGAGGGGTCACTGCTATGGCCTTGCACTCTATAACTTCATGACGTACAAGCGCAAAGAGTGGCTGATTGAACAGAAGAACAAGATCGCACAGTCGACCTTCCCACCGCTGCCAGGCGACAACACGCCACCATATCCCGAGCTCAACCAAGAGCTCGAGGACAAGAACTTTTGCGTCTGGACTTCGATGCTGCAACGAAGCGTGCAGACGGCCGAGTACTTCGACGCAGACGAAGATTACGATGTGAAGGCTTGGGAGATGCTCAACGAGCTCAACGCTGGCTCCTTTGAGGGGATGACTTACGAAGAGATTGCGCAAAGATACCCCGAGGAGTACCGGAAACGGTCTCAGGACAAGCTCCAGTACATCTATCCTGGAGTGGGAGGCGAGGGTTATCTCCAGGTTATCAGCCGTCTCCGGGATATGGTTCGGGAGATTGAGCGCATTACCGATCACCTGCTCATCATCGGACACCGATCAGTTTGCAGGGTGCTGATGGCGTACTTTATGGATCTCACTAGGGACGATATTGCCGACCTCGATGTTCCGCTGGGGATTCTTTACGCTATTGAACCCAAGCCGTACGGCATCGAGTTCCACGCCTACAAGTATAACGAGGAGCAGGGCTGGTTCGATGAGCTTCCCAACTACAAGCCTCGGAAGACGGTGGACAGGAACTCGTGATGGAGATTTTGACATCCCATCATGTGTAACATTAGGCGGCCAACACAGCTGGTTACGTTTGCCGCGCTTTGATTTTTTTCGCTTTTCGGTTTTCGGCGTCTCGGGTTTCGGGGCGATACCGTGGtggcaacaaccacaactcACTTGATTTTTGACATTTATCAAGGAGGCTACACAAAGGCGTTCATGGGACGGGGGCAATGACTTAACGGACTAGGTACAGATGGGACGAACACGTACACAACGTAAGCACATGAGACATCACCGGCACACTATCATCATGGGTTGCTTTCATCATGGCGCTCGACCAAGCAACGGCTCCTTTTTTTTTAGACCTGCATGTGGGGATGTAGGTTATGCATTGTTATTTTCTtgtctgttttcttttctaaAGTGTGTGTTTTTATCATGGCAAGACCAAGCAGAGCCAGCGCAGCGCATGTAGAAAGAGCTTCAAGGTTGCAAAAATTTGTATTTGCATTCAACGAGAGAAGGGGCCGAAGAAGCAAGCATATATTACCATTGATATCAAGTGCAACCAAAGCTAGACGCATGTACTCATGATAGAACAGGCTGGGGTTGGGTAGCCTGGTGTTTTGTTGTAGACTTGGGCGCTTGGGGTGGTAGCGTAGTTTGGTTATATATTGACTGTATCATGTCGTGTAAGCTTCTTGACTTAGTGGTTTTGTGagttgtttggtggtgaagatgaaaGGTTGAAAATTGGTCTAGAAATCTTTGGAGTTGTTTTTTTGCGCGGTTGTTCTTGGATGGGTGAGATGAGGGCGTTTGTTTAttatggtggtggaggtgaataATAGTAATGTAGGTATGCATGATGGAGTAAAGGATGGGCGACGAGACAAAATtgtgagaaggagaggtttaTATACGGACAATGCCGCTGCCTTTTGAGGCTTGTAGGTAGCCATCGAGCAGGAAACACAGACATATGTGGGAATATGGATGAATGTGAAGTTATTCTCACACCCACAAGAGATCAATCCACCCATATCTTACACCACTCACgcagcctttttttttcccagCAACCGAAGTGAATCTGAGTATAAGATTGAAGACTAAAAAGGTGCCAGAAATCCTAGCAGCAGTCACAACTATTCATTTCTGTCCTTGACTTGACGTGTGCCAGAGAAATCACCATTGGGAAATGGTGACCCAAtaaggaaaaaaaagaattgAAAAAATTACCAGCAGCATACAAACTTCAGACTTGAAATTGTGCCCGTCAAAATCTGTTTCTCATCACTCACGTGTGAAGAAACCGTCCCAACTCGAGGCTTGTCAATGACCGCTCGATATCGATCAGACCCTACTAGACCCCAACCAAGCCCTGAATGTGGGGCGGTGCGGAATGTGGAGCCgagaaaaaagggggagcAAGGGTGCCCTTGTGGAGATCTTGATGGAATGTGGGGGTCGCTTTTTCTGGtccttgatgatgaaggcgaGATGCGATTTGGTGGACGAGAAAAGTTTTAAATTATGTTTTTGGGTATATCTCTCAGGTGTGAGTGATGGGGCCTTGAGTTGTTTATACTACCCCAACGACGGATGCTTGCATCAGGTTGCTACCCATTGCCAACATTGTTAAAGACAGGTCAAGCAGATACGAGATACGGCCTGTCTCTCAACTCCCCAACCTGTTCCCCCTTTCCATGGTCTACACAGACATCTCCCGTCTTTTTGAAGCTTCGTTCAAATCAAACCGACTTCCCAAAATACCCCAAgtcctccctcaacctctcctccacccacctacaccaccccccgtaccccctccacccccctttcgTCTCCCTattcaaccacctcaaccacctcccgatcccctccttctttcccccctccatctccaccttctccctcggatctttcccctccttccacccctcctcctccttcacctcccccccctcggtaaccacaaccctcttttctctctcggcactccccatcatctccccctccgtcaCCGTCGCCATAATCATTTTTATTCCCACCCAATGCGCCCCAAGCAGAACACTAACCTGGTCCCCGGGCACATCCACCAGCACCCTGAACTCTTCCTGCGGAAGCATCATCCACCAGGTGTAATGCCTTGTCATAGCCTCGTACCCCTCCCACCCGCCCTTTTTCAGTCCTTCCACCATCTCAACGAGCAGCTCCCAGTACCTCCTCCGAACCCCCTGCCTCGGCACGACCTCTTCCAGTTTCCGGAGACTCCCCCCCGCAGCATCAACCCACTCCCTTCTCACCAGCGGCAGGCTCCTCATGTGCGCTTCCAAGACCGACTTGTTATGCTCCGGCCGGATGAGGTTGTCAAACATCAGTCTTGTCTGCCGCGCGAgcatggagatggagatgatgacgatgcccCGGATGAAGGTCATGTACTCTGGCATTCCGTCGTCCAAAAGGGTGGACTGGTAGGTTAGCGTGAAGCAGGTGGCCATGAGGGCGTTGCCTTCGGATGCCAAatccggggaggaggaggaagacggtAGGGAGGAGAGAGCCTTCTTGATGGATTTGATGGCTTTGAGACGGTGGGTCATCGCCGGCGTcagggtgagggaggggtcggactggaggaggtgggaggccGAATACCCCAGTATGGCGTGCATGAGGTaggggtgggattgggataGGTGAGGGACTGTGTGCAGCCACAAAGGCTCTGAAccgatggggtggtgggggtagcaggtggagaggaagtggTGGTAGAGgcggaggtcgaggagggagaatagagggagggtgttggttggCTGGTGGGTAATGGTTGGCAGGGAGGGGTACTCGCAGGTGAGGCCGGTTTTGAGGCAGTGGCCGCAGGAGGGGCGGGTTTCTTGACACTGGTGGGTGGCGTGTATCAGTGAGTGattgttttggtggttggatgGTGGTTACCTACCTTTATGCGTCGACGTTTGCAGTTGAAACA from Podospora pseudocomata strain CBS 415.72m chromosome 3, whole genome shotgun sequence includes:
- a CDS encoding hypothetical protein (EggNog:ENOG503P26W; COG:S), with the protein product MNYGNNNNNNNNNNNDKNEMDPNLHATYPLLALNTTAETPEFDYSAFYTQQPHHSHEDIDYLAEESSASASTSGNFVSSVSDATLQNLNPVPPPSLLTVPALTSTNTALALHNAHSPGSYGQPYPQNQLQLPSFDPSAVSGTGYNDGSSGGGSPAPSPGHGGGGSGGGGSGSNSGSLTAAGKQRLERRGHTKSRRGCFNCKRRRIKCQETRPSCGHCLKTGLTCEYPSLPTITHQPTNTLPLFSLLDLRLYHHFLSTCYPHHPIGSEPLWLHTVPHLSQSHPYLMHAILGYSASHLLQSDPSLTLTPAMTHRLKAIKSIKKALSSLPSSSSSPDLASEGNALMATCFTLTYQSTLLDDGMPEYMTFIRGIVIISISMLARQTRLMFDNLIRPEHNKSVLEAHMRSLPLVRREWVDAAGGSLRKLEEVVPRQGVRRRYWELLVEMVEGLKKGGWEGYEAMTRHYTWWMMLPQEEFRVLVDVPGDQVSVLLGAHWVGIKMIMATVTEGEMMGSAEREKRVVVTEGGEVKEEEGWKEGKDPREKVEMEGGKKEGIGRWLRWLNRETKGGWRGYGGWCRWVEERLREDLGYFGKSV
- the PFK26 gene encoding 6-phosphofructo-2-kinase (EggNog:ENOG503NVD4; COG:G) produces the protein MLQTRHPDSTFDLKVSSRRRSSMPPHSLWSPPSSSSSFTGLSRKRKREEDSFPVSQPSSLRKLAMSHMIGSSATAPSSPSIRANGQRPIPGAHQFHDGLLPPAAASWSSALKDLNDFELSSSHPTRPGFQQHYDSPYSRSIPSTAPGSPRIPPLRQNSGSHTPRVRPHATTLNIPGMTRSKASPDGRIPDRDVAAKLVIIMVGLPARGKSYITKKIQRYLSWQQHNTKIFNVGNRRRLAAGVANSDSGSPTSATNRGVDVPTQAATILLNGTKGPDIMVEVEPTKLDLNGEPKSARTKIDQSAKFFDPNNEIAAKLREQVALDTLDELLAYLLHGGGAVGILDATNSTIKRRKLLVDHIKAREPKLGILFIESICHDQNLLEANMRLKLSGPDYKDKDPVKSLADFKERVKAYESAYEPLGKWEEDMHLQYIQMIDVGRKLVHHRLKGFLSGGIASYLTTFNLSPRQIWITRHGQSQDNQLQKLGGNSELTERGHCYGLALYNFMTYKRKEWLIEQKNKIAQSTFPPLPGDNTPPYPELNQELEDKNFCVWTSMLQRSVQTAEYFDADEDYDVKAWEMLNELNAGSFEGMTYEEIAQRYPEEYRKRSQDKLQYIYPGVGGEGYLQVISRLRDMVREIERITDHLLIIGHRSVCRVLMAYFMDLTRDDIADLDVPLGILYAIEPKPYGIEFHAYKYNEEQGWFDELPNYKPRKTVDRNS
- a CDS encoding hypothetical protein (COG:A; EggNog:ENOG503NWHT); the encoded protein is MDEEENSIHRILDAQEPIVKELVRGEVEHGVLIPLKTTLELRDDYVTAKVLITRVPLKTANPAIMMLRELLSEEVVKCFPHLRRCAKPCDLPAHIKAKFMNESPDTRQIHTGKSNWIYIIAGPESMLNKEEVRQELTKLDGMEGEEVFISSIPVPMVAPASQVQAAMWSQQFWPAVYRKNNPLGPHPSMIARSTDEISDDAAIWMSLAHQVAHQSEAKGYGEAMGACVIQREEDKTTIVALAGDARWCQRGKCGDGGNPMAHCVMRAISMVAQKLVRCENRQTRTNPEPILEYECFQDKPLFEDERKVFELEHPSPDGYLCHGLEMYLTHEPCVMCSMAILHSRMGKVVFRHRMPLTGGLSAEDRGCGHPSLGGADGGRGLGLFWRRELNWSLIAWEWESGGCMRPLEVDKAIHA